From one Tautonia marina genomic stretch:
- a CDS encoding beta-ribofuranosylaminobenzene 5'-phosphate synthase family protein, which produces MILEGIVTTLGPDGSLNIAPMGPVVESPALDRFTLRPYTSSTTYRNLKALGEGVLHVTDDVLMIARGAIGRLDDAPTRPADVVKGRILTNSCRYVEFRVSALDDREERTTIHCEAVASGTLRDFFGLNRAKHAVVEAAILATRTDFLPLPEILEQYDRLSVLIDKTAGPDEQEAFALLRAHVHEIARRRGVPIPGSSEVVVPRAVRIRTPGRLHFGPLTWGPDAGRRFGGIGLMIEQPGVELRAQRSDEWAITGMMGQRPRVSDFSSRVLFQIARKFDRARGMATHLHLDRAIPEHIGLGSGTQLGLAVARAITLLNGKGVLPASQLARLSGRGARSGIGILGFDRGGLLVDGGHRAPGAVPPLVTHAQLPGDWAVLVLIPNAPAGLHGEPERLAFQNLPPMPDSLTDRLCRLVLLGLLPSLAERDLPTFGAALVELQSLVGDWFSPAQGGRFASPEVEQAARHLLDLGLHGVGQSSWGPTLYAFDNGPPDRRDALLSELRHHFSLRPSRCFWTRASASGSSWETIEPMPPDLLAADHP; this is translated from the coding sequence GTGATCCTCGAAGGCATCGTCACCACCCTCGGCCCCGACGGCTCCCTCAACATCGCCCCGATGGGGCCGGTCGTCGAGTCCCCCGCGCTCGACCGCTTCACCCTCCGCCCCTACACCTCCTCGACCACCTACCGCAACCTCAAGGCCCTCGGCGAAGGGGTCCTCCACGTCACCGACGACGTCCTCATGATCGCCCGAGGCGCGATCGGCCGCCTCGACGACGCCCCCACCCGCCCGGCCGACGTGGTCAAGGGTCGGATTCTCACGAACAGTTGCCGATACGTCGAGTTCCGCGTCTCCGCACTCGACGACCGCGAGGAACGCACCACCATCCATTGCGAAGCCGTCGCCTCCGGCACCCTCCGCGACTTCTTCGGCCTCAACCGCGCCAAGCATGCCGTCGTCGAGGCCGCCATCCTCGCCACCCGGACCGACTTCCTCCCCTTGCCTGAGATCCTGGAGCAGTACGACCGCCTTTCCGTCCTCATCGACAAGACCGCCGGGCCCGACGAGCAGGAAGCCTTCGCCCTCTTGCGAGCTCATGTCCACGAGATTGCCCGGCGTCGAGGCGTACCGATCCCCGGCTCCTCCGAAGTGGTCGTCCCCCGAGCCGTCCGCATTCGCACCCCCGGCCGCCTGCATTTCGGCCCGCTGACCTGGGGTCCGGACGCGGGTCGGCGATTCGGCGGCATTGGCCTGATGATCGAGCAACCCGGTGTTGAGCTTCGTGCCCAGCGGAGCGACGAATGGGCGATCACCGGCATGATGGGCCAGCGCCCCCGCGTCTCCGACTTCTCCTCGCGCGTCCTCTTCCAGATCGCCCGCAAGTTCGACCGCGCCCGGGGCATGGCCACGCATCTCCACCTCGACCGGGCCATCCCCGAGCACATCGGCCTCGGCTCCGGCACCCAGCTTGGCCTGGCCGTCGCCCGGGCCATCACCCTGCTCAACGGCAAAGGGGTGCTGCCCGCCTCCCAGTTGGCCCGGCTCTCCGGCAGGGGGGCCCGATCGGGCATCGGCATCCTCGGGTTCGATCGCGGCGGCCTCCTCGTCGACGGCGGCCACCGCGCCCCCGGTGCGGTCCCGCCGCTGGTCACCCACGCCCAGCTCCCCGGCGACTGGGCCGTCCTCGTCCTCATCCCCAACGCCCCCGCCGGCCTGCACGGCGAGCCCGAACGCCTCGCCTTCCAGAACCTCCCCCCGATGCCCGATTCCCTCACCGATCGCCTCTGCCGCCTCGTCCTGCTCGGCCTGCTCCCGAGCCTCGCCGAGCGCGACCTCCCCACCTTCGGCGCGGCCCTGGTCGAGCTGCAATCCCTCGTCGGCGACTGGTTCTCCCCCGCCCAGGGAGGCCGCTTCGCCTCTCCCGAGGTCGAGCAGGCCGCCCGCCATCTCCTCGACCTCGGCCTCCACGGCGTCGGCCAGAGCTCCTGGGGCCCCACCCTCTACGCCTTCGACAACGGCCCCCCCGACCGCCGCGACGCCCTGCTGAGCGAACTGCGCCACCACTTTTCCCTCCGCCCCTCCCGATGCTTCTGGACCCGCGCTTCCGCCTCCGGCTCCTCCTGGGAAACCATCGAGCCGATGCCCCCCGACCTCCTCGCCGCCGATCATCCCTGA
- a CDS encoding formylmethanofuran dehydrogenase subunit C gives MPLTLRWLDATTLPVASDALRADGLAGISPVEAASLPARIGNQPSTLGDLFRIEGDASDGPHRLEGDLRHVRGIGSGMSSGSLIIEGDVGPSLGAAMTGGSITLIGSASTWAGAEMRGGYLHIRGSTGDSLGAAEPGSRRGMRDGMILVEGSVGSEVGLAMRRGLIAVTGQSGPGLGRGMIAGTILSLGPVGRLAGSGMKRGTLALIDPGPDFEPLATFAASGQYRFPFLAVYLRTLRDQGFPIPPGLESRAFDRYNGDLLEGGQGEILTLAAG, from the coding sequence ATGCCGCTGACCCTCCGCTGGCTTGACGCCACCACCCTCCCCGTCGCCTCGGACGCCCTCCGTGCCGATGGCCTCGCCGGCATTTCTCCTGTTGAGGCCGCCTCACTTCCCGCACGCATCGGCAACCAACCCTCCACGCTCGGCGACCTGTTCCGCATTGAGGGAGACGCCAGTGACGGTCCCCACCGTCTCGAAGGGGATCTCCGCCACGTCCGCGGCATCGGCTCGGGGATGTCCTCGGGCTCGTTGATCATTGAAGGGGATGTCGGCCCCTCCCTCGGCGCGGCGATGACCGGCGGCTCGATCACCCTCATCGGCTCCGCTTCCACCTGGGCCGGGGCCGAGATGCGAGGCGGATACTTGCACATTCGTGGATCAACCGGCGACTCTCTCGGAGCAGCTGAACCCGGCAGCCGTCGCGGCATGCGAGACGGCATGATCCTCGTTGAAGGCTCCGTCGGTTCCGAGGTCGGCCTGGCGATGCGCCGCGGCCTGATCGCCGTCACCGGCCAGAGCGGCCCCGGCCTCGGCCGTGGCATGATCGCCGGAACGATCCTCTCCCTCGGCCCCGTCGGCCGCCTCGCCGGTTCGGGGATGAAGCGGGGGACGCTCGCCCTGATCGATCCCGGCCCCGACTTCGAACCGCTCGCCACCTTTGCCGCCTCGGGCCAATACCGCTTCCCCTTCCTGGCCGTGTACCTGCGGACCTTGCGCGATCAGGGATTCCCGATCCCTCCCGGCCTGGAATCTCGCGCATTCGATCGCTACAACGGGGATCTGCTCGAAGGCGGCCAGGGGGAAATCCTCACCCTCGCCGCCGGCTGA